TCAAATCGGGATTTTGGGTAAGACTTAGCGATATATCCAGTTTTACTGGTCAAGTGGCGGCGCTTAGGCTGACAACACAACTGTCATTCTCTGAGCTCTCCTATGTCGACTGCGCCGGCCCCTTCCACTGCTTCATCCATCGCCCCTCCGTCGGGATTGACCCTATGGCGGCAGCGCATCCTGACGCTGATTCCGTTGGCCGCAATCGCGTGGCTCGCGCAATCGTTGGCGAACCATCCGACCATTTCGGGATACGGTCTCTCGGCGTTGACGCTTGCCATTGGCGCGGGCATGGTGGCAGCTAACACCATGCCCAAGGAGTGGCTTATGCCACTGGCGCCGGGGATGCAATTTGCCCGGCACTACCTGCTGCGCTGGGGTGTTGCCCTCTATGGGCTTCGCCTGACGTTTGGCGCGATTGCGGCCCTTGGGGTCGGTGGTGTGGTCCTGCCACTGGCGATGCTTGTTGGAACCCTGATTGTCGGAACCTGGCTAGGATCCAGCGTGTTGGGTCTGAGTCGGCGTGAAGCCATACTGGTGAGCGCCGGGAGCGCGGTGTGTGGTGCAGCGGCAGCAATTGCGGTGTCGTCCGTCGTGAGGACCAATGACCGGCAAACCGCAGTGGCGGTCGCGACGGTCGTGCTGTTTGGTACTGCGGGAATGTTCCTTTACCCTTGGATGTATGAACTGCTGACCCAGCACTGGCACCTGGCCATTAGCGAGAAGAGCTTCGGCATTTTTACTGGTGCAACGCTGCATGAAGTTGCCCAGGTGATCGCGGCAGGCAAGATGGTGAGCGACGCCACGGCCGATGCGGCTGTCGTCACCAAGATGGTCCGGGTGCTGGCATTGGCGCCGCTGCTGCTAGTCATGGCGCTCTGGCCGAAGACCAGTTGGTCGCAGGAATCCAGCGACTCGCGAAATCTGCGGGGCCTGCTTAAGTCGGTCCCCTGGTTCGCGATCGCATTCGTCGCCGTGATGGGTGTGAATTCCGCTGAGTTGGTACCGTCGGCCTGGAAACCCGGGCTGACAGCGCTGGACAACTGGATGCTCGCCTGTGCGATGCTGGCCATTGGGCTGCAAACACGCATTGGTGATCTCCTCCGCGCGGGACGAGCGCCATTGGTACTCGCGGGTCTGCTGTTCGTCTTTCTTATGGTGGCCGGTGCGGCGCTCGGCATGCTCCTCGTCTGAACCTGCCTGAAGGAGTAGACGACTACTGGGCAGCGGGATAGCCGGCATCGCACTTCACGATATGCAGTCTCGTGTAGCGCCCCACGCTTCGTGGGGCGCTCAGCATTGCGCGCCATGTTCGCCTCGAACGCGGCGGTCGGCGAGACGCAAAGGGCTCGCCCAAGGCCGTCGAGCCCTTTGCCTCGGCCTCGCCGAGAGCAGGTGGCAGAACGCTGCCACCTCGCTACATCCGAATCTTCAGTACGTGGCCGGACCCAGCTTCGGGTCGATTTGCCACGTTTCGCTGACGATCTTGTTGTCGCGATACGTCAGCACGTAGCGGACTTTAATAGGCTGCTTGCCCTGAAACGTGACATTGGCCGTCACGCTAGAACCCTTCGGATTCGAGGCTTCCTCGACCTTGTCCACCGCGACCTTCATGGTGCCCTGAGACTTGGTGAATTTTCCCAGACTTGGCGAATGGCGTCGACGCCTGTATAGGTCCCGTCCAAAGGCCCACCGACCCAGACGAAGTGCGCTGCGTCTGCGTAGCCGTGCATCACCGCTGCGACATCTCCTGCAGCGATAGCTTGAAAGTGGGTCTGGGCGTCGGAAGCCGCGGGCGCAGCGACTGCGCTCAATGCCGTGAATGCCATTGCCGATGCGACGAAAATTCTCTTGAACATATGGGTCTCCATGAGAGGTTTGCGATGGACTGCAAAGCGGTAAACCTTTTCACGAACCGATTTATTCCACTGTGCCTCGCACATTTGCGCTGACCCGGACGAGTTGGTAGTGCCGACGCTCCGACGGGTCGTCAATGCTTCGGTGCGCGGCACCAATACCTGCCCGCCGCGGAGGCGCTAGGCACTCCGGGTTGCGCGATCCTGGGAAAGGGTTGAGTTCATCCGCGCCGTGCCGCCAGTTCGGCGATCCACTGAATGCCGGCGCGCATTGCAGCGACATCCCGGGAGCGGTGAGTGGTCCGCATTTGGCACCCAACGATGTGCGTTTTGGAACTCTCCCGCCCGATGCATGCTGGCTTCGAGGGTTAACCCCTGTACTGTTCCGGCTTCATGAGGGTAGATATTTAGAAATGGAACGTTGCGTTCCAAATAAACATTGTCTAAGATGCTTTCACTACGATCACAACACGACAGGCGAGTGAGACATGTCTGAAGAATTCGATTTCATCATTGTGGGAGCCGGCTCCGCGGGAGCCACGCTCGCAGCGCGTTTGACTGAAAACCCCAATACGCGCGTGCTTCTGCTGGAAGCGGGTCCGCCAGACAAGTCGATGTGGATTCATCTCCCGATCGGTTACGGCAAGACGATGTGGGATTCGCGTGTCAACTGGCGCTTCGAAACGGAGCCGGATCCGGGCATGAATAACCGACGGATCTACTGGCCGCGCGGAAAGACGCTCGGTGGTTCAAGCTCGATCAATGGTCTGATCTATATCCGGGGGCAACGCGAGGATTACGACCTGTGGTCGGCGCTCGGCAATGAGGGATGGTCTTTCGACGAAGTTCTGCCGTACTTCCGGAAGTCGGAAGGCAACCAGCGTGGCGCGAGCATGTATCACGGTGGCGAAGGCCCGCTCAAGATTTCGGATGTGGGCAAGAAGCACGAACTGATCGAGGCATTCATTGCGGGGGCAGAACAGACGGGTGTTCCGCGCAACGACGACTTCAACGGCGCGACCCAAGAGGGCGCTGGGTACTATCAGCTCACAACCGATCGTGGCCGCCGCTGCAGCACGGCGCGCGCCTTTCTGACGCCGGCACGGAACCGCCCGAACCTTTGCGTCGAAACGGAAGCTCAGGCGACTGGACTGATCTATGAGGGACGCCGGGTCGTTGGCGTGAACTATATGCAGGCCGGGGTCAGGCGCTCGGCTCGCTGCCGCGCCGAGGTGCTGCTGGCAGCGGGTGCCATTCAGTCACCGCAACTGTTGCAATTGTCGGGTATTGGCCCGAAGGATCTGCTCGCAAAGTTCGGGATTCCCGTCGTGCAGGATCTGAAGGGCGTTGGCGAAAACTTGCAGGATCACCTGCAGGTACGGCTCTACTACGAATGCACCAAGCCGATCACCACGAACGACGAACTCAATTCCTGGATCGGCAAGGCCAAGATTGGTCTGCAGTGGCTGCTATATCGCAGCGGTCCGCTGGCAGTGGGTATCAACCAAGGCGGTTGCTTTATGCGTGCTCTCAAGGATGAGCACGGTCGGCCGGTGGCTGCCACACCCGACATCCAGTTTCACGTCTCCACACTGTCTGCTGACATGGCCGGCGGGAAAGTTCATCCGTTCTCTGGCTTCACACTGTCGATCTGCCAACTGCGCCCCGAATCGAAGGGCTACGTGCGGATCTCTTCGCCGGACCCGTTGGCCGCGCCAGAAATGCAGGGGTACTACCTTGCGACGGAGCTCGATCAACGGACGACCATTGCTGGCGTCCGGGCCGCTCGGGAAATCGCCAATTCGGCGGCAATGCGTCCGTATGTAAAGCGCGAGTTCAAGCCTGGCCCGGAGACCAACTCTGACGAGGAACTGCTGGAGTTCTGCAGGAACCACGGCGCGACCATCTTTCATCCGATTGGCACGGCAAAGATGGGAACCGACGACATGTCGGTGGTCGATTCACGCCTGAGGGTGCACGGCGTCCAGGGCCTGCGCGTAGTCGACTGTTCGGTGATGCCGACACTTGTGTCCGGCAATACGAATGCCCCAGCCATCATGGTGGCGGAGAAGGCCGCCGACATCATTCGCGAAGACTATAGCGGTAAGGGAACGGGCCGGTCCCGAAGCATCAATACAGGGAAAACCATGGAGATTGTCTCGTAGTTGTTCCCTCCCCATTAGGTCCAGAATTAACCTGCTACATCCGAAACCCAAAACATGCTATCCACGAAAGGAGACACTGGAATGCGCCGCCCGAATATTATTCTGTTCATGGCCGACCAATTGACCGCCAACGCGCTGACGGCGTATG
This region of Cupriavidus sp. EM10 genomic DNA includes:
- a CDS encoding YeiH family protein — translated: MSTAPAPSTASSIAPPSGLTLWRQRILTLIPLAAIAWLAQSLANHPTISGYGLSALTLAIGAGMVAANTMPKEWLMPLAPGMQFARHYLLRWGVALYGLRLTFGAIAALGVGGVVLPLAMLVGTLIVGTWLGSSVLGLSRREAILVSAGSAVCGAAAAIAVSSVVRTNDRQTAVAVATVVLFGTAGMFLYPWMYELLTQHWHLAISEKSFGIFTGATLHEVAQVIAAGKMVSDATADAAVVTKMVRVLALAPLLLVMALWPKTSWSQESSDSRNLRGLLKSVPWFAIAFVAVMGVNSAELVPSAWKPGLTALDNWMLACAMLAIGLQTRIGDLLRAGRAPLVLAGLLFVFLMVAGAALGMLLV
- a CDS encoding GMC family oxidoreductase — encoded protein: MSEEFDFIIVGAGSAGATLAARLTENPNTRVLLLEAGPPDKSMWIHLPIGYGKTMWDSRVNWRFETEPDPGMNNRRIYWPRGKTLGGSSSINGLIYIRGQREDYDLWSALGNEGWSFDEVLPYFRKSEGNQRGASMYHGGEGPLKISDVGKKHELIEAFIAGAEQTGVPRNDDFNGATQEGAGYYQLTTDRGRRCSTARAFLTPARNRPNLCVETEAQATGLIYEGRRVVGVNYMQAGVRRSARCRAEVLLAAGAIQSPQLLQLSGIGPKDLLAKFGIPVVQDLKGVGENLQDHLQVRLYYECTKPITTNDELNSWIGKAKIGLQWLLYRSGPLAVGINQGGCFMRALKDEHGRPVAATPDIQFHVSTLSADMAGGKVHPFSGFTLSICQLRPESKGYVRISSPDPLAAPEMQGYYLATELDQRTTIAGVRAAREIANSAAMRPYVKREFKPGPETNSDEELLEFCRNHGATIFHPIGTAKMGTDDMSVVDSRLRVHGVQGLRVVDCSVMPTLVSGNTNAPAIMVAEKAADIIREDYSGKGTGRSRSINTGKTMEIVS